The Vespula pensylvanica isolate Volc-1 chromosome 5, ASM1446617v1, whole genome shotgun sequence genome includes a window with the following:
- the LOC122629602 gene encoding CD151 antigen, with the protein MGYGTEMDGCGRFMKYSLFFTNFIIFIGGVVITGLAIWAFVDKVPWIGELVGNDLLTGAIYVLLAGGILVAIIAFFGCVGASREVKCMLVTYFIIVFLLFVTMLIGGVLGYVFREKLLSTLEREMSGSLRLYDHRKSVRDAWDTTQTQLHCCGVYAWRDWGVHGLLVPQSCCREVQPGQRFNCSAGADTVNPSNAYLEGCLNRTQVYMQQHAAVMGGAGIAVACLMFFGMIFSCALFKMIE; encoded by the exons ATGGGATACGGTACAGAGATGGACGGTTGCGGTCGTTTTATGAAGTACTCATTGTTCTTTACAAATTTCATCATCTTC aTCGGCGGCGTCGTTATAACTGGGTTAGCGATATGGGCATTCGTCGATAAAGTACCTTGGATAGGCGAATTGGTCGGAAACGATTTATTGACAGGTGCTATTTATGTGTTACTAGCTGGTGGAATTTTGGTAGCTATTATCGCTTTCTTTGGATGTGTGGGTGCGTCACGCGAAGTCAAGTGTATGCTAGTCACA TACTTCATAATCGTGTTCCTGTTGTTCGTGACGATGCTAATCGGCGGTGTTCTCGGTTATGTGTTCCGTGAAAAATTGTTGAGCACATTGGAACGTGAAATGTCTGGTAGTCTGAGACTGTACGATCACCGCAAATCCGTCCGTGATGCTTGGGATACTACGCAGACCCAA CTCCATTGTTGCGGTGTGTATGCCTGGAGAGATTGGGGAGTTCATGGTCTCCTTGTGCCACAAAGCTGTTGTCGCGAGGTTCAACCCGGACAG CGATTTAACTGCAGTGCCGGTGCTGACACAGTGAATCCATCCAACGCTTATCTGGAAGGTTGCCTAAACAGAACGCAAGTTTATATGCAACAGCATGCAGCCGTTATGGGTGGCGCTGGTATTGCTGTTGCGTGTCTCATG TTCTTTGGCATGATATTCTCTTGTGCATTATTCAAGATGATAGAATGA
- the LOC122629601 gene encoding autophagy protein 5 yields the protein MANDREVLREIWDGKIPVCFTLDTEETCELQGPDPFYLMVPKLSYFPVCTEKVRKHFIKHIESDSKQDHEMWLEFNGIPLKWHYPIGVLLDIYSNDIQLPWNIVVHFDKFPENVLMHCQNKEVVESHFLACVKEADVLKHRGQIVSAMQKKEHSSLWNGLITDKFDQFWSINRRLMEAANSEEGFKYIPFRCYTSEDKYIQKLVKPVNEEGQRKTLKHLLNEVFPDQENVEVRTHGIIPPPETPLQWMSEHLSYPDNFLHLVVTSS from the exons ATGGCGAATGATCGAGAAGTTTTAAGGGAAATTTGGGATGGTAAAATTCCCGTTTGTTTTACGCTCGATACCGAGGAAACGTGCGAATTACAAGGTCCTGATCCGTTTTATCTTATGGTGCCTAAATTAAGTTATTTTCCAGTGTGCACAGAAAAG GtgagaaaacattttataaaacatatagaAAGCGATAGCAAACAGGATCACGAAATGTGGTTAGAATTTAATGGAATTCCATTAAAGTGGCACTATCCTATTGGtgtattattagatatatattctaatgatATTCAATTACCATGGAATATCGTCGTTCACTTTGATAAATTCCCAGAAAACGTTTTAATGCATTGTCAGAACAA AGAAGTAGTAGAATCACATTTTCTTGCTTGCGTTAAAGAGGCAGACGTTTTAAAACATAGAGGACAGATTGTATCGGCTATGCAAAAAAAGGAACACAGTAGTTTGTGGAATGGATTAATTACGGACAAATTCGATCAATTTTGGTCTATTAATCGAAGATTAATGGAAGCAGCTAATAGCGAAGAAGGATTCAAGTATATTCCTTTCCGATGTTACACAAgcgaagataaatatattcaaaaacttGTTAAACCGGTGAATGAAGAAGGCCAAAGGAAAACATTGAAGCATTTATTGAACGAAGTATTTCCAGATCAAGAAAATG TTGAAGTGCGTACTCATGGAATTATACCACCACCAGAGACACCATTGCAATGGATGTCAGAACATTTAAGCTATCctgataattttcttcatttagtTGTGACTTCCTCATAA
- the LOC122629603 gene encoding uncharacterized protein LOC122629603, with product MTTRYEPPEHDLVLTKEDIRKRYQDTALVIFKEQQNKKEVNYLSFGASRRTMEYSNYGNQPVIIRRPLEVSDVNDPLPLRILRMYRKPHENCTIA from the exons ATGACTACACGATATGAACCACCTGAACACGATCTTGTATTGACGAAAGAGGATATACGGAAAAGATATCAGGATACGGCATTAGTTATATTTAAA GAACAACAGAACAAGAAAGAGGTGAACTATTTGAGTTTTGGAGCAAGTCGTAGGACTATGGAGTATAGCAATTATGGAAATCAACCGGTAATAATACGTAGACCTCTCGAAGTTTCGGACGTAAATGATCCCTTGCCGTTGCGAATATTGAGAATGTATCGTAAGCCTCATGAGAATTGTACTATAGCTTAA
- the LOC122629600 gene encoding tudor domain-containing protein 3, with translation MEKLKEHGWYLSNHGFNLVSDSGNINDLEKILRRCLDLDLKEISSGQGDIHQGNIILQIQKLRNVAAPKGNEESRGAPRMLKLSLTDGKNNYQAVEIEPLSSISLNTPPGTKLLLKSGSIPMSHGIILLRPSNISQLLGGRVSSLVEKWELNKKLAHHSRVRSAEEGGPPPWIPFGKKIIKISDRDKNFKALVEKDKTSKENAEFEAQRKDAIAEAAKQGSKKVFGGGNKQLLDHSVQRIVEQGFSIEQAEYALRVNRNNVDKAIKSLQRTNNKHKESREPREPRSKRFDKKSEESKPSSGKISLFDFLEDKLPIQPEPVETTQNNYVQNNENNVERLESKADTHNTRGGRSQRGGRGYQAPPRHSEENKANKRLSNNNNSVAPQYSQYNGNSNTQQSKPPRFQRNQDTHGYYHQDNANRSGPQKSHNEYKNSLPQSHSGMGYTDDNVGCHKGQHEHQGKNPSSNRNYNHYESETRNRHLADNSYNRHNRVQETGTRIYGANIPDRNYRNQLNKYQLHDNASNRENIGSTAHKNENHNLNNQSTNVPASTPWGWQIGDKCMAKYWEDNRYYNAEVTAVSERTCVVQFKGFENYEEVLQVDCIPITEDIHMEKNDRGRDQRANNRQTRNEQSQNNIAAGMEFRRSGNGPSSGNKGYNKKRGPVRSTQPIYQPPAQRNHYSMPTNIQNNSLL, from the exons ATGGAAAAGTTAAAAGAGCATGGCTG gtACCTTTCTAACCACGGATTTAATCTTGTCAGCGATTCTGGAAATATCAATGACTTGGAGAAAATATTGAGACGTTGTCTAGAT cTTGATCTAAAGGAAATTAGTAGTGGTCAAGGAGATATTCATcaaggaaatattatattacaaatacaaaaattacgTAATGTTGCTGCCCCTAAAGGTAATGAAGAATCTCGTGGTGCACCACGCatgttaaaattatctttaaccgatggtaaaaataattaccaaGCTGTAGAAATTGAACCACTTTCTTCCATAAG TTTAAACACACCTCCTGGTACAAAACTATTGCTCAAGTCAGGAAGTATACCCATGTCGCatggaattattttattaagacCCTCGAACATAAGTCAACTATTAGGAGGAAGAGTGTCAAGTCTTGTAGAGAAATGGgaattaaataaa AAATTAGCACATCACTCAAGGGTAAGATCTGCAGAGGAAGGTGGTCCTCCACCATGGATACCGTTTGGAAAAAAGATTATCAAAATTTCTGATCGGgacaaaaatttcaaagcattggtagaaaaggataaaactaGTAAAGAAAATGCAGAATTTGAAGCACAACGTAAAGATGCAATAGCTGAGGCTGCTAAGCAAGGTAGCAAAAAAGTTTTTGGTGGTGGAAATAAGCAG CTATTAGATCATAGTGTACAAAGGATAGTAGAACAAGGATTTTCCATAGAACAAGCTGAATATGCTTTGCGTGTGAACAGAAATAATGTTGATAAAGCAATCAAAAGTTTACAAAGGACTAATAATAAACacaa agaGTCAAGAGAACCAAGAGAACCAAGAAGTAAacgttttgataaaaaatctGAGGAAAGTAAACCAAGCAGTGGAAAGATatctttatttgattttcttgaGGATAAGTTGCCAATTCAACCAGAGCCAGTAGAAACTActcaaaataattatgtacaaaataatgaaaataacgtTGAACGTCTCGAATCAAAAGCGGATACACATAATACTAGAGGAGGACG ATCTCAAAGAGGAGGTCGTGGGTATCAAGCTCCACCAAGACATagtgaagaaaataaagcaaataaaagattaagtaataataataattctgttGCTCCACAATATTCTCAGTACAATGGAAATAGTAATACTCAACAAAGCAAACCACCAAGATTTCAACGAAATCAGGATACTCATGGTTATTATCATCAAGACAATGCAAATAGAAGTGGTCCTCAAAAGAGTcataacgaatataaaaattctcttcctCAATCTCATTCTGGTATGGGATACACTGATGATAATGTAGGTTGTCATAAAGGTCAACATGAACATCAAGGAAAAAATCCTTCTAGTAATAggaattataatcattatgaATCAGAAACTAGGAATAGACATCTTGCTGACAATTCCTATAATAGACATAATCGAGTACAGGAGACAGGGACTAGAATTTATGGAGCTAATATACCTGATAGAAATTATAGAAAtcagttaaataaatatcaattacatGATAATGCGAGTAATAGGGAAAACATTGGATCTACTGCtcacaaaaatgaaaatcataaTTTGAATAATCAAAGTACTAATGTTCCTGCCAGTACTCCATGGGGATGGCAAATAGGTGACAAGTGTATGGCTAAGTATTGGGAAGATAACaga tattataatgCTGAAGTGACTGCCGTATCTGAGAGAACATGCGTTGTACAATTTAAAGGTTTCGAAAATTACGAAGAGGTGCTTCAAGTAGATTGTATACCCATAACGGAAGACATTCATATG GAAAAGAATGATCGGGGAAGGGATCAAAGAGCGAATAATAGACAAACTCGAAATGAGCAAAGTCAAAATAATATTGCGG cgGGTATGGAATTCCGTAGAAGTGGCAATGGACCTAGTTCTGGTAATAAAGGATATAATAAGAAGAGAGGTCCAGTACGTAGTACTCAGCCAATCTATCAGCCACCGGCACAACGAAATCATTATTCCATGCCAactaatatacaaaataattctctACTCTAA